From Salvelinus namaycush isolate Seneca unplaced genomic scaffold, SaNama_1.0 Scaffold965, whole genome shotgun sequence, one genomic window encodes:
- the them6 gene encoding protein THEM6 isoform X2 produces MEMLLWVLGVLLLLFSSLDVWYFLRAAVTVTRAWFQKPVWDVLGEQSVSGRVLLHDIDLGHMNNARYLRECDFARFSLYSRNGVFKACRALRATMVVGATTIRLRRALCLGEAFELRTRIVVWDEKAFYLEQRFVSCRDGLVAAVMLCKQNVMRSSPDKILQFLCKRKVECPDSVLFSLCVQVE; encoded by the exons AT gGAGATGTTACTGTGGGTGTTAGGGgtgttgctgctgctgttctCCAGTCTGGATGTGTGGTACTTCCTGCGTGCGGCGGTCACGGTGACCAGGGCCTGGTTCCAGAAGCCGGTGTGGGACGTCCTGGGGGAACAGAGTGTGTCGGGACGCGTCCTGCTTCACGATATCGACCTGGGACACATGAACAATGCCAGATACCTCCGGGAGTGTGACTTCGCCAG GTTCTCCCTGTACAGTCGTAACGGGGTGTTTAAAGCCTGCAGAGCCCTGAGGGCCACCATGGTGGTAGGGGCCACTACTATCCGCCTGCGCCGGGCCCTGTGCCTGGGAGAAGCATTTGAGCTGCGCACCAGAATCGTGGTCTGGGACGAGAAGGCCTTTTACCTTGAGCAGCGTTTTGTTTCCTGCAG GGACGGTCTGGTGGCAGCTGTCATGTTGTGTAAACAGAACGTCATGCGCAGCAGTCCTGACAAGATACTACAGTTCCTCTGCAAGAGAAAG